Proteins encoded within one genomic window of Amorphoplanes friuliensis DSM 7358:
- a CDS encoding phage holin family protein — protein MTAPYPTDHSRDRSEDVAETSVGDLIGNISNDLSQLFRQEVELAKVELKQEAGKAGKAAGMLGVAGFAGYLAVVLLSFAVVFGLSNVMDPGWAALIVAAVWGIAGAVLYANGRKQLKTVDPMPRRTVDTLKEDAQWLKNPTG, from the coding sequence ATGACCGCGCCGTACCCCACGGACCACTCCCGGGACCGCTCCGAGGACGTGGCCGAGACCTCGGTCGGCGATCTGATCGGCAACATCAGCAACGACCTGTCGCAGCTCTTCCGCCAGGAGGTCGAGCTGGCCAAGGTCGAGCTGAAGCAGGAGGCCGGTAAGGCGGGCAAGGCCGCGGGCATGCTCGGCGTCGCCGGGTTCGCCGGTTACCTGGCCGTCGTGCTGCTCAGTTTTGCCGTCGTCTTCGGTCTCAGCAACGTGATGGACCCGGGCTGGGCCGCGCTGATCGTCGCCGCCGTCTGGGGCATCGCCGGCGCGGTGCTCTACGCGAACGGCCGCAAGCAGCTCAAGACCGTGGATCCGATGCCGCGGCGCACCGTCGACACCCTCAAGGAGGACGCGCAATGGCTGAAGAACCCGACCGGCTGA
- a CDS encoding sulfite oxidase: MDDMLDEGVYDRLRLRQWLAGEAAGFSRRDLLRLTAAAGAGMAGLAATGSPAAAAAGPIVKPLPPEWFTVLGTNAEMRWSALADQDYLVPIDRFFVRNHTSTPIIEPADWRLRVTGAGLRHGPAEFSYDDLRRLPAETITSAVECAGNGRSYFTTQQGQTVSGTAWKLGGIGVARWRGVRLSTVLRHAGLGRNAVDVLPAGLDPSYVTGGVDLGPVRRPLPLRKALHDVLVAYEMNGEPLPSDHGRPVRLIVPHWIGIASIKWLGSLEVSDQPLFSPWNTQFYRLFGAGFPAEGRPFDRQVIKSAFELDPGAEVPAGRTTRLRGRSWSAAGAIRHVDVSTDGGTRWRRARRVGGSEGAAWQRWEIDWKPAAGAHELLARATDVRGNTQPDVAVHNDLGYLFDAVVRHPVVAV, encoded by the coding sequence ATGGATGACATGCTGGACGAAGGCGTTTACGACCGGCTGCGCCTGCGGCAGTGGCTCGCCGGTGAGGCGGCCGGTTTCTCCCGCCGTGACCTGCTCAGACTGACCGCCGCGGCGGGCGCCGGGATGGCCGGCCTGGCCGCCACCGGATCACCCGCCGCCGCTGCCGCCGGACCGATCGTGAAACCGCTGCCGCCCGAGTGGTTCACCGTGCTCGGCACCAACGCCGAGATGCGCTGGTCCGCCCTCGCGGACCAGGATTACCTGGTCCCGATCGACCGGTTCTTCGTCCGCAACCACACCAGCACCCCGATCATCGAGCCCGCGGACTGGCGGCTGCGGGTCACCGGCGCCGGTCTGCGGCACGGCCCGGCCGAGTTCTCGTACGACGACCTGCGCCGGCTGCCCGCCGAGACGATCACGTCCGCCGTGGAGTGCGCGGGCAACGGCCGCAGTTACTTCACCACCCAGCAGGGACAGACGGTGTCCGGCACCGCCTGGAAGCTCGGCGGGATCGGTGTCGCCCGCTGGCGGGGTGTCCGGCTGTCCACGGTGCTGCGGCACGCCGGGCTCGGCCGCAATGCCGTCGACGTCCTGCCGGCCGGGCTCGACCCGAGTTACGTCACCGGCGGTGTCGACCTCGGACCGGTCCGGCGCCCGCTGCCCCTGCGCAAGGCGCTGCACGACGTGCTGGTCGCGTACGAGATGAACGGCGAACCGCTCCCGAGCGACCACGGCCGGCCCGTGCGGCTGATCGTGCCGCACTGGATCGGCATCGCCTCGATCAAGTGGCTGGGCAGCCTCGAGGTGTCCGACCAGCCGCTCTTCTCCCCGTGGAACACCCAGTTCTACCGGCTCTTCGGCGCGGGCTTCCCGGCCGAGGGCCGGCCGTTCGACCGCCAGGTGATCAAGAGTGCATTCGAGCTCGACCCGGGTGCGGAGGTGCCCGCCGGGCGAACGACCCGGCTGCGCGGCCGGTCCTGGTCGGCGGCGGGCGCGATCCGGCACGTCGACGTCAGCACCGACGGCGGCACCCGCTGGCGCCGGGCCCGGCGGGTCGGCGGCAGCGAGGGCGCGGCCTGGCAGCGCTGGGAGATCGACTGGAAGCCGGCCGCCGGTGCCCACGAACTCCTCGCCCGGGCCACCGACGTCCGCGGCAACACCCAGCCGGACGTGGCCGTCCACAACGACCTCGGCTACCTCTTCGACGCCGTCGTCCGCCACCCGGTGGTCGCGGTCTGA
- a CDS encoding DUF3618 domain-containing protein translates to MAEEPDRLRQDIENTRASLTRDVDLLAEKTSPAKVAQRRWTSVKEKVMGTSEHARHSAGGAASTVQDKASSAAGAVQDKASQLSDKAGEKAHDAADAVKSAPQAVAERTQGNPLAVGIIAFGVGLLASTLLPVTEAEKRAGEQIKERSGDLTDKAKEVASEFKDDLSGTVQQAVSEVKDTATDAAQTTKQQAQSSAQDVTQQSKQAVSEARS, encoded by the coding sequence ATGGCTGAAGAACCCGACCGGCTGAGGCAGGACATCGAGAACACGCGGGCATCGCTGACGCGTGACGTCGACCTGCTCGCGGAGAAGACAAGCCCGGCCAAGGTCGCTCAGCGACGCTGGACGTCGGTGAAGGAGAAGGTCATGGGTACCTCGGAGCACGCCCGGCACTCGGCCGGAGGCGCCGCGAGCACGGTGCAGGACAAGGCGTCCTCCGCCGCCGGTGCGGTGCAGGACAAGGCCTCGCAGCTCAGTGACAAGGCGGGGGAGAAGGCGCACGACGCCGCCGACGCCGTGAAGTCGGCGCCGCAGGCCGTGGCCGAGCGGACGCAGGGCAACCCGCTCGCCGTGGGCATCATCGCCTTCGGTGTCGGTCTGCTCGCCTCCACGCTCCTTCCCGTCACCGAGGCGGAGAAGCGGGCCGGGGAGCAGATCAAGGAACGCAGCGGCGACCTGACCGACAAGGCCAAGGAAGTGGCGTCCGAGTTCAAGGACGACCTGTCCGGCACGGTGCAACAGGCGGTCAGCGAGGTCAAGGACACCGCGACCGACGCCGCCCAGACCACCAAGCAGCAGGCACAGTCCTCCGCACAGGACGTGACGCAGCAGAGCAAGCAGGCGGTCAGCGAAGCACGCTCCTGA